One window from the genome of Ovis canadensis isolate MfBH-ARS-UI-01 breed Bighorn chromosome 21, ARS-UI_OviCan_v2, whole genome shotgun sequence encodes:
- the LOC138427329 gene encoding pregnancy-associated glycoprotein 1-like, with the protein MKWLVLLGLVAFSECIVKIPLRRVKTMRNTLSGKNMLNNFLKKHAYRQSQISFRGSNLTIHPLRNIYDLVYMGNITIGTPPQEFQVVFDTGSADFWVHSLFCTSPACATRVRFRQHQSSTFRSTRKTFSINYGSGTMRGVIVHDTVRIGDLVSTDQPFGLSMAESGFEGTVFDGILGLNYPNLSRSGAIPIFDKLKNEGAISEPVFAFYFSKDEREGSVVMFGGVDHRYYKGELNWIPLFEEGDWSVYMDRITMKRKVVACSSGCEAIVDTGTSLIRGPRKLVNNIQNLIGARPRGSKHYVYCSVVNTLPSIIFTINGINYPVPGRAYILKDSRGHCYTTFQENPLSQSTESWILGEVFLRVYFSVFDRGNDRIGLAQAV; encoded by the exons ATGAAGTGGCTTGTACTCCTCGGGCTGGTGGCCTTCTCAGAGTGCATAGTCAA AATACCTCTAAGGAGAGTGAAGACCATGAGAAACACCCTCAGTGGAAAAAACATGCTGAATAATTTCTTGAAGAAGCACGCTTACAGACAGTCCCAGATTTCTTTTCGTGGCTCAAATCTAACTATTCACCCACTGAGAAACATCTATGAT TTGGTCTACATGGGTAACATCACCATTGGAACACCCCCACAGGAATTCCAGGTTGTCTTTGACACAGGCTCAGCTGACTTTTGGGTGCATTCCCTCTTTTGCACCAGTCCAGCCTGTG CTACACGTGTTAGGTTCAGACAACATCAGTCTTCCACCTTCCGGTCTACCCGAAAGACCTTCAGCATCAACTATGGATCTGGGACAATGAGAGGAGTTATTGTTCATGACACAGTTCGG ATTGGGGACCTTGTAAGTACTGACCAGCCGTTTGGTCTAAGCATGGCAGAATCCGGGTTTGAGGGCACAGTTTTTGATGGCATCTTGGGCTTGAACTACCCCAACCTATCCCGCTCAGGGGCCATCCCCATCTTTGACAAGCTGAAGAATGAAGGTGccatttctgagcctgtttttgcCTTCTACTTCAGCAA AGACGAGCGGGAGGGCAGTGTGGTGATGTTTGGTGGAGTGGACCACCGCTACTACAAGGGAGAGCTCAACTGGATACCATTGTTTGAAGAGGGCGACTGGAGTGTTTACATGGACCG CATCACCATGAAAAGAAAGGTTGTTGCTTGTTCTAGTGGCTGCGAGGCCATTGTTGACACCGGGACATCACTGATCCGAGGCCCAAGAAAACTGGTCAATAACATACAGAATCTCATCGGCGCCAGGCCACGGGGTTCCAAG CACTACGTTTATTGTTCTGTGGTCAATACCCTGCCCTCTATCATCTTCACCATCAATGGCATCAACTACCCAGTGCCAGGTCGAGCCTACATCCTCAAG GATTCTAGAGGCCACTGCTATACCACCTTTCAAGAGAACCCTTTGAGTCAATCTACAGAGAGCTGGATCCTGGGAGAAGTCTTCCTGAGGGTGTATTTCTCAGTCTTTGATCGAGGAAATGACAGGATTGGCCTAGCACAGGCAGTATAA